In Candidatus Nitronauta litoralis, one DNA window encodes the following:
- a CDS encoding DUF4437 domain-containing protein, producing the protein MRRTRNLLTLLSIAMAGTVSACSTLQVETDNTASRSASDSGTKVILTSEVKWEKLNPARGDKSPMAATLWGDRNGKGPTGFLFKAVDGFKSPPHIHNVSYRGIVIDGLIHNDDPGAANMWLPKGSFWTQPKGEGHLTAVKGSNTLAYIEIEEGPYLVLPTDKAFDSGERPVNVDASNIVWVDQPGSPASLNGPKVAYLWGSPQDGQLNGTLIKLPAGYSGKIRNHGSTFTAVVIQGNPKYQMPGKNNVETLEPGSYFSSKGESVHRLSSNAKEESILYMRMEGKFDVIPVQLIQKPK; encoded by the coding sequence ATGCGCCGTACAAGGAACCTCTTAACGTTACTATCAATTGCAATGGCAGGAACGGTAAGCGCCTGCTCAACCCTGCAGGTAGAAACCGACAACACCGCGTCCCGGTCAGCAAGTGATTCAGGCACAAAGGTTATCCTGACGTCTGAAGTCAAGTGGGAGAAACTGAATCCCGCCCGTGGCGACAAAAGCCCGATGGCCGCCACCCTTTGGGGCGATCGCAATGGAAAGGGGCCGACAGGTTTTCTGTTTAAGGCAGTGGACGGCTTCAAATCGCCTCCTCATATACACAACGTTTCCTACCGTGGAATTGTTATCGATGGCCTGATTCATAACGATGATCCTGGTGCGGCGAATATGTGGCTCCCCAAAGGTTCTTTCTGGACTCAACCAAAAGGAGAGGGACACCTTACCGCGGTCAAAGGATCAAACACGCTTGCCTACATAGAGATTGAGGAGGGACCTTACCTCGTCCTTCCGACAGATAAAGCTTTTGATAGTGGGGAAAGACCCGTCAACGTGGATGCATCGAACATCGTCTGGGTCGATCAACCGGGATCTCCTGCCTCTTTGAATGGACCCAAAGTGGCCTATCTTTGGGGGAGCCCGCAGGACGGTCAATTAAATGGGACCCTGATCAAACTACCGGCAGGGTACTCTGGAAAAATACGCAACCACGGATCAACCTTCACCGCCGTAGTAATCCAGGGCAATCCAAAATATCAGATGCCCGGCAAAAATAATGTTGAGACTCTGGAACCAGGCAGTTATTTCAGCTCGAAGGGTGAATCCGTGCATCGGTTGTCGTCCAATGCGAAAGAGGAGAGCATCCTCTACATGCGCATGGAAGGCAAGTTCGACGTCATCCCAGTCCAACTCATCCAAAAGCCGAAATAG
- a CDS encoding AsmA family protein, with the protein MKLDLPAPTDTPEPDNSPGFFKRFVKVIFIFFVVLVVLIFVLIQTVDVNTLREPITKALSDASGLDVNIGSLDLDWSGGMGLRAGEVSVYSQKGKRTLFSSEALFLRVKWAPLLDKQVEVEEAVIQKPVFLIQPQVSSVKPEDSSSRLNQVSALTPRHVGLGPMKRLLMGLHLNAETVRVKNAKILWFPTSDSNAEPLQFHASLVLKVNRPDEKRLDLDVRELDFSSEGFKITGEIAAHNALSPQGHFKANLKGKPLELETLSEFVDFLPPHVKEVWNQFDPSGEIKTWSLKANAEGINLFDESSLKGEKVNAGLTFDVKNLVLQPPADRPELRQGFTFLKGTVNWNNRKLVHELEGEVRDLAFTAKGNLDFSKAPHLQTVIRIPRARADLLNEWLPRDWEIEQGAMSHRVNIRGPLDQPEAFQLDGVVEGERWVVGFKRDTHLKIPMTRIKGGWNFKNETLTIPSLEIAPPNGTIKSKGQYQVSDRTYQLSYQGEGLRVEDFYQQNVDGDLATKGVVSGRIPERGSPLNAVSGDITFAATSGRFHQLEPLRALLTALNPLSVTKLNQKGLSYDSLGGDFKIARGKATTRNLALLSPEMKIYMVGWLDRIINHVEMQGRFQPSQTLDKAVKAVPLLGEILTGGKKGGVLETRFKVSGPLKRPRVTLDAKGTLAGKGGDILRELGRLPGKLAR; encoded by the coding sequence ATGAAACTTGACCTTCCTGCCCCGACCGATACCCCTGAACCCGACAACTCCCCTGGTTTTTTCAAGCGGTTTGTTAAAGTCATTTTTATTTTTTTCGTGGTTCTGGTTGTATTGATTTTTGTCCTCATCCAGACAGTAGACGTAAACACACTGCGGGAGCCCATCACTAAAGCCCTTTCAGACGCTTCCGGACTTGATGTGAATATTGGGTCCCTGGATCTTGACTGGTCTGGTGGAATGGGTTTGCGCGCGGGCGAGGTTTCTGTCTATTCACAAAAGGGAAAGCGCACCCTGTTTTCCTCTGAAGCCCTGTTCCTGCGGGTAAAGTGGGCTCCACTGCTGGACAAGCAGGTCGAAGTGGAAGAGGCGGTCATTCAAAAGCCAGTGTTTCTCATCCAACCACAAGTTTCCTCTGTTAAACCGGAAGATTCTTCATCCAGGTTAAACCAAGTCAGCGCGCTCACCCCCCGCCACGTTGGCCTTGGCCCCATGAAGCGCCTGCTGATGGGGCTGCATCTGAATGCCGAGACGGTCCGGGTTAAAAATGCAAAAATATTATGGTTCCCAACTAGTGATTCTAATGCGGAACCCCTGCAGTTCCACGCTTCACTGGTTCTTAAGGTTAACCGGCCCGATGAGAAAAGGCTGGATCTGGATGTTCGCGAACTGGATTTTTCTTCAGAAGGTTTTAAAATTACAGGTGAAATTGCTGCCCATAATGCATTGAGTCCGCAAGGCCATTTTAAGGCCAACTTAAAAGGCAAACCTCTCGAACTGGAGACGCTTTCGGAATTTGTCGATTTCCTGCCGCCCCATGTTAAAGAAGTCTGGAACCAGTTTGATCCATCAGGAGAGATCAAGACCTGGAGTCTGAAAGCCAATGCTGAGGGGATTAACCTGTTCGATGAGTCCTCCCTGAAAGGGGAAAAAGTGAATGCAGGGTTGACGTTTGATGTGAAAAACTTGGTGTTGCAGCCTCCGGCAGATCGTCCAGAATTAAGGCAGGGTTTTACCTTTCTCAAAGGAACCGTGAACTGGAACAATAGAAAACTTGTTCATGAGCTCGAGGGTGAAGTCCGGGACCTGGCTTTCACTGCGAAAGGAAATCTGGATTTTTCGAAGGCTCCCCACCTGCAAACAGTAATCCGAATCCCGAGGGCTCGTGCAGACCTGTTGAATGAATGGCTGCCACGTGACTGGGAAATCGAACAGGGAGCCATGTCGCATCGTGTCAATATTCGCGGACCCTTGGACCAGCCGGAAGCATTTCAGTTGGACGGAGTGGTAGAAGGAGAGAGATGGGTTGTCGGTTTCAAACGCGATACTCACCTGAAAATTCCAATGACACGTATCAAGGGTGGCTGGAATTTCAAGAATGAAACACTAACCATTCCTTCCCTGGAAATAGCACCTCCCAATGGCACTATCAAATCCAAAGGGCAGTACCAGGTTTCTGACCGAACTTATCAATTGAGCTATCAAGGAGAGGGATTGCGGGTCGAGGATTTTTACCAGCAGAATGTAGACGGCGATCTTGCAACTAAAGGTGTTGTCTCGGGCAGAATACCGGAAAGGGGCTCGCCGTTGAACGCTGTTTCCGGTGATATTACCTTTGCGGCAACCTCGGGAAGGTTCCACCAGCTCGAGCCGCTCCGGGCTTTACTCACCGCGCTCAATCCTTTGTCCGTGACAAAACTCAACCAGAAAGGTTTGAGTTATGATTCGCTTGGCGGTGACTTCAAGATCGCCAGAGGGAAAGCGACTACCCGCAACCTGGCTTTGCTATCCCCGGAAATGAAAATCTATATGGTGGGGTGGCTGGATCGCATCATCAACCATGTTGAAATGCAGGGTCGGTTTCAACCTTCGCAGACGCTTGATAAAGCCGTCAAGGCAGTACCGCTTCTCGGCGAGATTCTCACCGGTGGGAAAAAGGGAGGTGTTCTTGAAACCCGTTTTAAAGTTTCCGGGCCGCTGAAACGTCCAAGAGTCACTCTGGATGCAAAAGGTACCTTGGCGGGAAAAGGTGGCGATATTTTGAGAGAGCTGGGTCGCTTGCCGGGTAAACTGGCAAGGTAG
- a CDS encoding uracil-DNA glycosylase, with protein MASECAVLGKNNGSLHSSVVFIAEAPGRFGSGRTGIPFYGDKSGENFQELIDHVGLTREDIFITNAVLCNPISEGVNSRPTAKEIKNCSGFLKSTLDLIQPKLVVTLGGVGLEAINRLLGTRYKLNDHAARLVTLEKFQLLPLYHPSPRVANWRRPLQQQKKDFRLILKALKVSA; from the coding sequence ATGGCCAGTGAATGTGCGGTGCTTGGAAAAAATAACGGATCATTGCATTCCAGTGTGGTGTTCATTGCCGAAGCACCGGGCAGGTTCGGCAGTGGTCGCACCGGAATTCCCTTCTATGGTGACAAGTCAGGCGAAAACTTTCAGGAACTAATCGACCATGTTGGTCTCACTCGTGAAGATATCTTCATCACCAACGCTGTATTGTGCAATCCCATCTCAGAGGGCGTGAACAGCCGGCCCACGGCAAAAGAGATTAAAAACTGTTCGGGATTTTTAAAGTCGACCTTGGACCTGATTCAGCCAAAGCTGGTTGTGACGCTTGGGGGAGTGGGGCTGGAAGCGATCAACCGTCTGCTGGGGACACGCTATAAACTCAATGACCATGCTGCCCGGCTGGTTACACTGGAAAAATTTCAACTGCTTCCTCTTTATCACCCCAGTCCCCGGGTGGCCAACTGGCGTCGGCCTCTCCAACAACAAAAAAAAGATTTTCGGTTGATTTTAAAGGCTTTAAAGGTGTCAGCTTGA
- a CDS encoding adenylosuccinate synthase: MPVCVLVGMQWGDEGKGKVIDLLTDRADVVARYQGGHNAGHTILFDGNKFILHLIPSGIFRSGKLCVIGNGVVIDPAAFTEEVCALKNSGFDLEGRLVVSDRANIILPYHSISDRKKEATGNIKIGTTGRGIGPSYADKIARVGLRVCDLVDESKLKDLMQENFDEKKRILKNLYNQELPEFNTIYDQLLEHRETIIHYIGNTQALMRDAINDGKTILCEGAQGTMLDVDHGTYPFVTSSNSTSGGACTGLGIPPNKIERVIGVIKAYTTRVGEGPFPTELHDADGDQIRKEGDEFGSTTGRPRRCGWFDAMVARYAVALNGIDGIVLTKIDVLDKMETLRVCTGYKIGGKVVTEMPASLEAMEQAEPVYQDFPGWKQKTSGLDTFDKLPDNAKRYIEGLEKLIGIEIALISTGPDRVQSIIKKDLV, translated from the coding sequence ATGCCCGTTTGCGTTTTAGTCGGCATGCAATGGGGAGACGAAGGCAAGGGCAAGGTCATCGACCTGCTCACCGACCGCGCCGATGTGGTCGCCCGCTATCAAGGCGGACACAATGCCGGTCATACCATCCTGTTCGACGGTAATAAATTTATCCTGCACCTGATCCCATCCGGCATTTTTCGATCCGGAAAACTGTGTGTAATCGGCAATGGAGTCGTGATCGACCCGGCAGCCTTCACTGAAGAAGTATGCGCACTCAAAAATTCCGGATTCGATCTGGAGGGTCGCCTGGTGGTATCCGACCGGGCCAATATCATCCTGCCCTACCACAGCATCTCGGACCGCAAGAAAGAAGCGACCGGTAATATCAAAATCGGCACGACGGGAAGAGGAATCGGTCCCTCCTACGCAGACAAGATTGCCCGCGTAGGATTGAGAGTCTGTGATCTGGTCGATGAAAGTAAACTTAAAGACCTGATGCAGGAAAATTTTGATGAGAAAAAACGCATCCTGAAAAATTTGTACAATCAGGAATTACCGGAATTCAACACCATTTACGACCAACTCCTGGAGCACCGGGAAACCATCATCCACTATATCGGCAACACGCAGGCACTGATGCGGGACGCCATCAACGATGGGAAAACCATTCTCTGCGAAGGCGCGCAAGGCACCATGCTGGATGTCGATCACGGCACCTACCCCTTCGTCACTTCCTCCAACTCAACATCGGGTGGGGCCTGCACCGGCCTTGGTATTCCACCGAACAAAATCGAACGGGTCATTGGCGTCATCAAAGCTTACACCACACGCGTTGGCGAAGGACCGTTCCCGACGGAACTGCACGATGCCGATGGCGACCAGATCCGGAAAGAAGGCGATGAGTTTGGTTCAACTACAGGACGTCCAAGACGTTGCGGCTGGTTCGATGCGATGGTCGCACGCTATGCAGTAGCGCTCAATGGAATCGATGGCATCGTGCTGACCAAAATTGATGTCCTCGACAAAATGGAAACCCTGCGTGTGTGTACCGGATATAAAATCGGAGGCAAGGTAGTGACCGAGATGCCCGCCAGCCTGGAAGCCATGGAACAAGCGGAACCGGTCTATCAGGATTTCCCCGGTTGGAAACAAAAGACATCGGGCCTCGACACCTTTGACAAACTGCCGGACAACGCCAAACGCTATATCGAAGGCCTCGAAAAACTGATCGGCATCGAAATCGCACTCATTTCCACCGGCCCCGACCGGGTGCAGTCCATCATCAAAAAAGATCTCGTTTAA
- a CDS encoding NifU family protein produces the protein MKISEILAAREKKTTTPTSGNTGTSTPPAGTGKKPIKVVRTRETPNPNAKQYVLNTQVLSYGKRSYSGIDECGDDAMAKSIFDFDGIKNVYIMNNFVTVTKADAVGWNPLEKQVWKVIDDKVTIYPAEETEKIEVEVKDFLNMAREKQMQAVEMVLNRSIRHSLAQDGGGVELKDVEGTEVKIHYQGACGDCPSSTTGTLQHIERLIKQQLHPDLVVKPV, from the coding sequence ATGAAAATCAGCGAAATCCTGGCAGCGCGCGAAAAGAAAACAACCACCCCCACCAGCGGTAACACAGGCACCTCCACGCCACCCGCAGGTACGGGAAAGAAACCCATCAAAGTTGTTCGCACACGGGAGACACCGAATCCCAACGCCAAACAGTATGTATTGAACACACAAGTTCTTTCCTATGGCAAACGTTCCTATTCAGGTATTGATGAATGCGGTGACGACGCCATGGCCAAGTCCATTTTTGATTTCGATGGAATCAAAAACGTCTACATCATGAACAACTTTGTCACGGTCACCAAAGCGGATGCGGTCGGATGGAACCCGCTTGAGAAACAAGTGTGGAAGGTGATCGATGACAAGGTCACCATCTATCCGGCAGAAGAAACAGAAAAGATCGAAGTCGAGGTAAAAGATTTTTTGAACATGGCCCGCGAGAAGCAAATGCAGGCGGTGGAGATGGTATTGAACCGGTCGATCCGGCATTCACTCGCGCAGGATGGCGGGGGCGTCGAACTCAAGGATGTTGAGGGCACGGAGGTCAAGATTCACTATCAGGGAGCCTGCGGCGATTGCCCGTCATCTACAACCGGGACTCTGCAGCACATTGAACGCCTCATCAAACAGCAATTGCATCCGGACTTAGTTGTAAAACCTGTATAG
- the proB gene encoding glutamate 5-kinase — MRQDILRQLKRIVIKIGSGVISDHESGKPPLERGLSRKRIQGYAKRIAKIHKSGIEVMIVSSGAVMAGRERLNLNRVKLDIPEKQASAAIGQSFLMRTYEHYFEKQGLKVAQMLLGHHDLEHRQRFLNAKHTLEALLAHDVIPIINENDTVTVDEIKIGDNDTLSATMACLAGAQLLIILSDVDGLYTEDPQKARRKNEPAPELIPLVQKITPDVEARAGKSTNPLSRGGMYTKVVAAKKTMSYGVPTLVVNGLDHRVLDRIFKGETVGTLFWGGPKKINHRKHWIAHTLKPSGSVTVDAGARKALVERGKSLLPAGITKVEGKFEFGSAVRIYDEDKVEIARGLVNYNSIDMKSIMGMKSVKIKSIMETGFYQEAIHRDDLVVLTEPDI; from the coding sequence ATAAGACAAGACATCCTGCGCCAGTTGAAACGCATCGTCATCAAAATTGGCAGTGGTGTGATCTCTGACCACGAGTCCGGCAAACCTCCTCTGGAACGGGGACTGAGTCGTAAGCGAATCCAGGGTTATGCAAAGCGCATCGCAAAAATTCACAAAAGCGGAATAGAAGTCATGATCGTTTCTTCAGGCGCTGTCATGGCGGGTCGTGAACGCCTCAACCTCAACCGTGTCAAACTCGATATCCCGGAAAAACAGGCCTCGGCTGCGATCGGACAGAGCTTCCTGATGCGCACCTACGAACATTATTTCGAAAAACAGGGACTAAAAGTCGCGCAGATGCTGCTTGGACATCACGACCTGGAACACAGGCAACGCTTTCTGAATGCCAAGCACACCCTGGAAGCTTTGCTCGCACACGATGTTATTCCAATCATCAATGAAAACGACACGGTCACTGTCGATGAAATCAAAATCGGTGACAACGATACCCTCTCTGCTACCATGGCCTGCCTCGCTGGCGCACAACTGTTAATCATTTTGTCGGATGTCGATGGGCTCTACACGGAAGACCCACAAAAAGCCCGGCGCAAAAATGAGCCCGCTCCGGAATTGATTCCTCTGGTCCAGAAAATCACACCGGATGTAGAAGCACGGGCCGGGAAAAGCACCAACCCTCTTTCACGCGGCGGCATGTACACTAAAGTGGTGGCGGCCAAAAAAACCATGAGCTACGGCGTACCCACTCTGGTAGTGAACGGACTGGACCACCGTGTCCTCGACCGGATTTTCAAGGGGGAAACGGTTGGTACCCTGTTCTGGGGCGGACCCAAGAAAATCAATCACCGCAAACACTGGATCGCCCACACCCTGAAACCCTCCGGCTCTGTCACCGTGGACGCCGGGGCACGAAAGGCCCTGGTTGAGCGTGGCAAAAGTCTGTTGCCGGCGGGAATCACCAAGGTGGAAGGAAAATTTGAATTTGGTTCGGCGGTTCGTATCTATGATGAAGACAAGGTCGAAATCGCACGCGGACTCGTCAACTACAATTCAATCGACATGAAATCCATCATGGGAATGAAATCCGTGAAAATAAAATCGATTATGGAAACCGGGTTTTATCAGGAGGCCATTCACCGCGACGATCTGGTAGTCCTGACCGAACCCGATATTTAA
- a CDS encoding DUF1566 domain-containing protein, with translation MDDESNVDEPKYVNNGKGIVTDNETTLMWMEQDTWQMETRWVTWDEARDFQLLMGQTKHAGYNDWRLPTLEEALSLVAPESNNKDKYEKPIFLDPVFPEGCLATFWCEDGVGQDGYIVNLNTGKKSLLYKSKSGRMAARLVRGTPVGLGD, from the coding sequence ATGGATGATGAGTCAAATGTCGATGAACCAAAATATGTGAATAATGGCAAAGGCATTGTGACGGATAATGAAACAACGCTGATGTGGATGGAGCAGGATACCTGGCAAATGGAAACGCGCTGGGTCACCTGGGATGAGGCTCGAGACTTTCAACTTTTAATGGGTCAAACCAAACATGCTGGATATAATGACTGGCGACTTCCAACATTGGAAGAGGCACTCAGTCTGGTCGCTCCCGAAAGTAATAATAAAGACAAGTATGAAAAACCCATTTTTCTGGACCCCGTTTTTCCTGAAGGTTGTCTGGCAACTTTCTGGTGCGAGGACGGAGTGGGGCAAGACGGTTACATAGTCAATTTAAATACAGGGAAAAAAAGTCTGCTCTATAAAAGCAAAAGCGGTCGAATGGCGGCACGTTTGGTGCGGGGTACTCCTGTTGGCCTGGGGGATTGA
- a CDS encoding YkgJ family cysteine cluster protein, with translation MTHWWEVEPVRFECQKGCIKCCAKPGWVYFDKEDIENAASFLNLRPGKFKKKFRLTPIDPVHWEMGVTENDPCPFLGQEGCKIHPVKPKQCRAFPFWEENLRTRDSWNKVGEDCPGIGEGPGVAAELVRQNKDSIWP, from the coding sequence ATGACCCATTGGTGGGAGGTCGAACCGGTGCGTTTCGAATGCCAGAAAGGTTGCATCAAATGTTGCGCCAAACCTGGATGGGTTTATTTTGATAAAGAGGACATAGAGAACGCGGCATCTTTTTTAAACCTGCGGCCGGGAAAGTTTAAGAAAAAATTCCGGTTAACTCCGATAGACCCCGTCCATTGGGAAATGGGGGTCACAGAAAACGATCCCTGCCCCTTCCTGGGTCAGGAAGGATGCAAGATTCATCCGGTAAAACCGAAACAATGCCGCGCCTTTCCCTTCTGGGAGGAAAACCTGCGCACCCGGGATTCCTGGAATAAGGTCGGTGAGGATTGTCCGGGAATTGGGGAAGGTCCGGGCGTGGCGGCTGAACTGGTAAGGCAAAATAAAGACAGTATCTGGCCTTAG
- a CDS encoding carbon starvation protein A translates to MVTLFILTFSCLFFYFLGYRYYAGRLDREVIRPDSAQSTPAVDQKDGVDYVPSKPMVLFGHNFASIAGAGPVIGPIVAMQHFGWALTIVWILIGNVFIGAVHDYLTLMVSVRNRGGSIADIAETTMGSRAKTVFAIFLILAMLLVIAVFGVVAAKTLIAQPEMVFPTFAIIPISMLLGWAIYKKGLPLGLVTSLALMAVIGNIYIGFEFPMPLPSEGLLGLSPLMFWFVVLMLYAGIASVMPVGMLLQPRDYLSTYILFGSMALGLMALIWVHPGLNTPAYLGAVSEGQGPVWPMLFVLVACGAVSGFHSLVAGGTVSKQLENEKQGRLISYGGMLTEGVVAVATVLLVGGGLYWVAPAGGGVDMAQLGFRETLKAGGWIHAFGSGFGNVVQQMIPALGFTAASMVAVLALNTFVLTTLDTAVRITRFIVQELGASKMPMLRNKYNVTTGVVVVAFAIGATGGWQKIWPIFGATNQLIAAVALFVISAYLVGVKKPTHFTLVPALFMVVTTIGALLWQSFRFFTAPEPNLFLGISALVLTGLAIFVGLEGWEAIRGKRRYEGTAVSEA, encoded by the coding sequence ATGGTCACGCTGTTTATCCTGACATTTTCGTGTCTGTTCTTCTATTTCCTCGGCTACCGGTATTACGCCGGGCGGTTGGACCGTGAAGTGATCCGGCCCGACAGCGCGCAATCCACGCCGGCGGTGGACCAGAAAGACGGGGTCGATTACGTGCCCAGCAAACCGATGGTGCTGTTCGGTCACAACTTTGCCTCTATCGCAGGGGCCGGACCGGTCATCGGCCCGATCGTCGCCATGCAGCATTTCGGCTGGGCACTCACCATCGTCTGGATTCTCATCGGCAACGTGTTCATCGGTGCGGTGCACGATTACCTGACGCTGATGGTCTCGGTGCGCAACCGCGGTGGATCAATCGCCGACATCGCCGAGACGACCATGGGCAGTCGCGCCAAAACGGTATTCGCCATTTTCCTGATTCTGGCCATGCTGCTGGTGATCGCGGTATTCGGTGTGGTCGCCGCCAAGACCCTCATTGCGCAACCGGAGATGGTGTTCCCGACGTTCGCCATCATCCCGATCTCCATGCTCCTCGGCTGGGCCATCTATAAAAAAGGATTGCCGCTTGGACTGGTGACAAGCCTGGCGCTGATGGCGGTGATCGGCAATATTTACATCGGGTTTGAATTCCCTATGCCTTTGCCTTCAGAGGGGCTGCTTGGGTTGTCGCCCCTGATGTTCTGGTTTGTGGTGTTGATGCTGTATGCGGGCATCGCTTCGGTCATGCCAGTCGGCATGCTGTTGCAGCCACGCGACTACCTTTCCACCTACATCCTGTTTGGCAGCATGGCGCTTGGCCTGATGGCTCTGATCTGGGTGCACCCCGGACTCAACACGCCCGCCTATTTGGGAGCGGTTTCTGAAGGACAGGGTCCGGTCTGGCCAATGCTGTTCGTGCTGGTGGCGTGTGGGGCTGTATCCGGTTTTCATTCGCTGGTAGCGGGCGGCACCGTATCCAAACAACTCGAGAATGAAAAACAAGGCCGGCTCATCAGTTACGGCGGCATGTTAACGGAAGGTGTCGTCGCTGTGGCAACGGTTCTGCTGGTGGGTGGAGGTTTGTACTGGGTCGCGCCTGCCGGTGGCGGCGTCGACATGGCGCAACTCGGGTTTCGTGAAACATTGAAAGCTGGCGGATGGATCCATGCGTTTGGTTCCGGTTTCGGCAACGTGGTCCAGCAGATGATCCCGGCTCTGGGTTTCACAGCGGCCTCGATGGTTGCCGTGCTCGCGCTCAACACTTTCGTGCTGACCACCCTCGATACTGCCGTGCGCATCACACGATTCATCGTGCAGGAGCTGGGCGCTTCCAAAATGCCGATGCTGCGCAACAAGTACAATGTCACCACCGGAGTGGTGGTCGTCGCCTTCGCCATTGGTGCCACCGGAGGCTGGCAGAAAATCTGGCCCATCTTTGGAGCCACCAACCAACTCATTGCAGCGGTCGCCCTGTTTGTAATCTCTGCTTATCTGGTCGGGGTGAAAAAACCGACCCATTTCACCCTGGTGCCGGCCCTGTTCATGGTGGTGACCACCATCGGGGCATTGTTATGGCAATCTTTCCGGTTCTTCACCGCCCCGGAACCCAACCTGTTCCTCGGAATTTCCGCCCTGGTGCTGACGGGACTTGCAATATTTGTGGGACTTGAAGGGTGGGAAGCGATCCGCGGCAAAAGACGATATGAAGGCACGGCAGTCAGTGAGGCATAA
- a CDS encoding aldo/keto reductase, whose product MRSLSVEGLGKPWTRITFGCWQIAPSGGWGDLCTAEEADRVVKAAYDGGIRAFDTAEGYGDGESERRLAKALGTNKDEVLIISKMWPDAPFTLPAYTERLDNTLKALDRDYVDVYLMHWPSDDFSNPANAQKMVELMVALRDSGKTRAIGLSNFRAEDLKRLGNGLSEFTVNQVPYNLLQREYEGETIEICQKAGVGYMAYSPTARGLFGGRVDAEARRPPTRQQYFLYQEPYFSRTKPAIDLLAEIALELNTSPINVAVAWVIAQSNLTTAVVGSRKWQQIEEVCPAGDLTLSVEQLERLNAVSDQFQKETG is encoded by the coding sequence ATGCGATCATTGAGTGTTGAAGGGCTGGGTAAGCCCTGGACCCGGATAACGTTTGGATGTTGGCAGATTGCTCCAAGCGGTGGTTGGGGAGATCTGTGTACCGCTGAAGAAGCGGACCGGGTTGTCAAGGCAGCTTACGATGGAGGGATCCGGGCTTTCGATACGGCTGAAGGTTACGGCGATGGAGAATCCGAACGCCGTCTGGCGAAGGCTTTGGGAACTAATAAGGATGAAGTCCTTATCATTTCCAAAATGTGGCCGGATGCGCCTTTTACCTTGCCTGCTTACACGGAGCGACTGGACAATACCCTGAAAGCTCTGGATCGGGACTACGTGGATGTTTACCTGATGCATTGGCCGAGTGATGATTTCAGCAATCCGGCCAATGCGCAAAAAATGGTGGAGCTGATGGTAGCGCTACGCGATTCAGGGAAAACTCGTGCCATCGGCCTGTCCAATTTCAGGGCTGAGGATTTGAAACGCCTCGGCAATGGGCTATCAGAATTTACAGTCAACCAGGTGCCGTACAACCTGTTGCAAAGGGAATACGAAGGGGAAACGATAGAAATATGCCAAAAGGCGGGAGTGGGTTACATGGCCTACTCCCCCACAGCGCGCGGCCTGTTTGGCGGTCGTGTCGATGCTGAAGCCCGTCGACCTCCGACTCGACAGCAATATTTTCTATATCAGGAGCCTTATTTCTCCAGGACGAAGCCCGCAATAGACCTGCTGGCCGAAATCGCACTGGAGTTGAACACTTCTCCCATTAATGTAGCGGTAGCCTGGGTCATCGCCCAGAGCAATTTGACCACGGCCGTCGTTGGATCTCGAAAATGGCAACAGATTGAAGAAGTTTGCCCCGCCGGAGATCTGACTTTGAGTGTAGAACAACTGGAACGCCTGAATGCTGTCAGTGATCAGTTTCAGAAGGAGACTGGATGA